The Haloplanus salinarum genome includes a region encoding these proteins:
- a CDS encoding PQQ-binding-like beta-propeller repeat protein, which produces MDRRRYLALCAAGVGSLAGCGTESQNAGTNTPTGTGPTTTSPSGELAPLNGTWREYQHDAGNTGAIDDPGPIHEPVEYWTRTTTAGAPATAPAAAAGTFVVVTRSGTLYARDAEDGRVLWSGSQRVNTDVAPVAMAETVVAAADQKLLGIGGQTGERRWTLPLEDPAVGLAVADGRVVVATESRIRAILLGEGTTAWRQPLDEPAVTPPGVGEDVVTVGLASGSVIAFAAQTGRRKWRASVGPEPTFAPALGHGNVYLGVGTRLVALAADGGDRQWQRQTDAPVAASPEVTLDAVYVTTLTDDAGPRTETPRSESTDTPTAVPTDTERFTAAVLSLAPADGSVEWRTGITETYNFTSGPPRQIPLVVADDDVVVGLGGPLHAYDATTGDRRWATDSGGVTPAVTDGVVSTGVTGLDLVDGSVRWRFGTTENVSPPAVVGNTVFVGSDDNYLYALAANTGAIRWSARTDGHIRTTPAVDEDTVYVGTMEGTLYAFDVSDGTERWTFDVGGQVQSPTLHGGTVYVGNFSPTLTAVDAADGTEAWRADVEQAGGTRFIALKTAADDAAVYTGANGDLRAFDVSDGSELWQVTSTEQRVVQSPPILVDGTVLVHMGSSLRAFDSAEGTEQWATPTGESNRPPVAREGTVYTSGDDTVYAFDASDGTGRWQTAVGGDLLLVIGDEMLYGIGYETGLLALDPSDGTISWTYDAPLTTPPAIADDYLFAGGESGTVYVLGPAPQ; this is translated from the coding sequence ATGGACCGTCGCAGGTATCTCGCACTCTGTGCGGCAGGTGTCGGATCCCTCGCTGGCTGTGGCACCGAGTCGCAGAACGCGGGGACCAACACCCCGACGGGAACAGGTCCCACAACTACCTCGCCTTCGGGTGAGCTAGCCCCCCTCAACGGAACCTGGCGGGAGTATCAGCACGACGCGGGTAACACCGGTGCCATCGACGACCCGGGACCGATCCACGAGCCAGTCGAGTACTGGACTCGCACGACGACTGCCGGAGCGCCTGCGACCGCACCAGCGGCCGCTGCCGGTACGTTCGTCGTCGTGACGCGAAGCGGGACCCTCTACGCCCGGGATGCTGAGGACGGCAGGGTCCTGTGGAGCGGATCACAGCGCGTAAACACGGACGTCGCCCCGGTAGCCATGGCGGAAACGGTCGTTGCCGCCGCCGACCAGAAGTTGCTCGGGATCGGGGGCCAGACCGGCGAACGACGCTGGACTCTCCCGCTCGAAGACCCAGCGGTCGGACTCGCAGTAGCTGACGGTCGGGTCGTGGTCGCGACGGAGTCTCGGATTCGAGCGATTCTGCTCGGGGAGGGGACGACAGCGTGGCGACAACCGCTGGACGAACCTGCGGTGACACCCCCCGGCGTCGGTGAGGATGTCGTCACAGTTGGCCTCGCGTCGGGGAGCGTGATCGCCTTCGCCGCCCAGACCGGACGGCGCAAGTGGCGTGCCTCCGTCGGTCCCGAGCCGACGTTTGCCCCCGCTCTCGGACACGGGAACGTCTATCTCGGCGTGGGGACGCGTCTTGTCGCACTCGCCGCCGACGGTGGGGACCGACAGTGGCAGCGTCAAACGGACGCCCCGGTCGCTGCGTCGCCGGAGGTGACACTCGACGCAGTGTACGTTACCACCCTCACCGACGACGCCGGTCCCCGAACCGAGACGCCACGTTCGGAGAGCACCGACACGCCCACTGCAGTACCGACGGATACAGAACGGTTCACTGCTGCTGTACTGTCCCTGGCGCCCGCCGACGGGAGCGTGGAGTGGCGAACTGGGATTACGGAAACGTACAACTTCACCAGTGGGCCGCCCCGACAGATTCCCCTCGTCGTCGCGGACGACGACGTCGTCGTCGGCCTTGGCGGACCACTCCACGCCTACGATGCCACAACCGGTGATCGTCGCTGGGCGACGGACAGCGGTGGCGTGACCCCTGCGGTGACGGACGGGGTGGTGTCGACCGGTGTGACGGGACTCGATCTGGTCGATGGCTCGGTCAGATGGCGGTTCGGAACCACCGAGAACGTCTCGCCGCCAGCAGTCGTCGGCAACACCGTGTTCGTCGGCAGCGACGACAACTACCTCTACGCACTGGCGGCCAACACGGGAGCAATCCGCTGGTCCGCTCGAACGGATGGGCACATTCGCACGACGCCGGCAGTCGACGAAGACACCGTCTACGTCGGGACCATGGAAGGAACCCTGTACGCGTTCGACGTGTCCGACGGGACCGAACGGTGGACGTTCGACGTCGGAGGGCAGGTTCAGTCGCCGACCCTCCATGGCGGAACCGTCTACGTCGGAAACTTCTCGCCGACGCTAACCGCCGTCGACGCCGCCGACGGGACGGAGGCGTGGCGCGCCGACGTCGAACAGGCCGGTGGGACACGATTCATCGCCCTGAAAACCGCGGCCGACGACGCCGCCGTATACACTGGCGCAAACGGTGATCTCAGGGCATTCGACGTGTCCGACGGAAGCGAACTGTGGCAGGTCACATCCACCGAGCAACGGGTCGTCCAATCTCCACCGATACTCGTCGACGGCACCGTCCTCGTTCACATGGGATCATCGTTGCGGGCGTTCGATTCGGCCGAGGGAACGGAACAGTGGGCCACCCCCACTGGCGAGTCCAATCGGCCACCTGTCGCCCGCGAGGGAACGGTGTACACGTCCGGGGACGATACCGTCTACGCGTTCGACGCGAGCGATGGAACCGGACGCTGGCAAACTGCTGTCGGCGGAGACTTGCTCCTGGTCATCGGTGACGAGATGCTCTACGGAATCGGGTACGAGACGGGTCTCCTCGCACTCGACCCGAGTGATGGAACTATCTCGTGGACGTACGATGCACCGTTGACGACGCCGCCAGCGATTGCTGACGACTACCTGTTCGCCGGCGGGGAGTCCGGGACCGTGTACGTCCTCGGTCCAGCGCCCCAGTGA